The nucleotide sequence ACTTTTATTTACTCCTATTCTCCTTTTTTCAAACTTATGATTTTAAGTTGTAAATTATGAAGCTCAAATCAAATAGTTTGTTCTTGGTGATTTGTTCTTATGTGTTGCTGAGTCTTGGTGGATAAAGCTGGTGGGGGCAGAGGCGGAGCGTATTTGAATTTTATGGGTTCTAAATTATAGAATAGTAATACTAGGTAGAAGAGATAGAGCCAAGATTTGAACTTTATGgtctaaattataaaataatgatatTAGGACGCATAGATGGAGAAACGGAACCAGGATATGAACTTTATGGATTCTAAATTATAGAATAGTGATATTAGTAGCAGTTGTCATGGTGATAGTAATTGCAGATTTTGCAAGTAGTGAAGTTGTTGGAGGTggtgctgttgttgttgttgggtctAGTGGCGCTAAGGAGGAAGCTGATAATCAGCTATGGTACAAGAAGAGGAGGGGGATATTGGGCGGTTTTTCTTCACTAGATGGAATGTTACAATGGGCTATAGGTACTTTTTTTTTACGCCTAATTTCATTGTTTTTTATAAATGGTGTTGGAATTTGAACTAAAACTACTGGGTTCGACTGAACCCATATGGTATTCTTTTGGCTCCCGCCCCGGTGGGAGGTAGGAGGCAGCAGGTACTTGTGGAATTAGCTATCTTGGATGTGTTGTTGTTGGAATAAAAGAGTCAACTGATGAACTACTGATCAAGTAGAATTGCAAGATGAATTTACTTATACAATTGGTTTTATGTTTACCGTGTGTAATGATTTGGTTTCTTTCTAAATTGATATACACAGGGCATTCGGATCCTGGAGTACTAAAACAAAGATCAGAAGATGTTCAACGCATGTCTGTAGAGGAGTTACAAAATCGCCAGACTGAATTAAAGGTGCGGTTAACAAGCTCATGATTCTTCTTTTGTGCCTTAATGTTTCTAATACCCTTCTCGGTTGACAACTTAACAAGTGAATGTgcattataaataatatgaaaaacttGAGAAATTGAAGTAGAGCTGTAGAATGTTTTGTTGCAAACAACTGGAGTGCAGGATTTGGCAAAATCACGGAGTATTTAAGGAAATGATTGAATGAAGCTTGCTGTTTGGAGCTTGGGAAACTCAATATGCCTCAACTTGGCTTAACAACATAGCGTCCAAATACTTATGGCTTAATATTTGAGCTAAGTTATACCACAATGGTTTAAAAAAGGGAAGATCCACTCTTTCTTGGACTTTTCAAAAATGTAGAAGGGTGcatgttggatccttcaaaaataacacattttggaggatctgacataGATGTGGCAACGTTTTCGGAAAGTCCGAGCAAAATATTGAGCAAGGCCTTTAACTAGGTTGATCTCAATAGTCTTTGCATGAAATGCTTCCTTATGAATACGTGGTTGTTGAATAGGAAATAGGAGGCTTTGGATCTAGCTAAATTGTAAAgcatttgaagaaaataaattcaaaatgtcATAGATTCTAGTGAAGTGTTGGTATATTTTGGTTAATCTGTTTAATTTGCTTATTCAAAGTAAATGTCTGTTGTATTATTCATGATCTATGTGAGCCTACGACAACTCGATTTAATTTGTCGTTGATACATCACATAATTGAAGCCACCCAATGCTTATCACTTCTTATTTAAATGTTGAAACAAAGCCATCTCGATGTAAGAACATGCTTGTGAGCACATTTTCTCCTACTATTTGTTTGGaatcattattatttcttcttgcaTTGCCATTTTGCATTGGGATAAAGGAGGAGATTTTATTAGGTAGTATTGGAAATTATCTTGTTTCCTCCTTGATTCCACCAGTTCAGCTATATACAACCAGGCTTTGGGCTTTAGAATAGAAACGAAAGTAAAATGTAGTTTCGGGCTACTTGTTTCGCTCTAAATTCTACTATGGTGAATATTGTTAACAAAGAGTCCAAGAATTTTCCAGACCAATATTTCTGTCTATCTTCCTTGCTTTTTCGTAGCTTAGTGGTAGTTACGGGAGTTGGCAACTAATAGTTCGTAGGTGAGGACATCTATCTTTACCTCTATATCGTTCTTGTTTCATCTTTTAATTTGATATTCTATCtacaaaaaagaataaagaatttCCACCTTACTTGTTCCCCGcaaataaggaaaaaagaaaaatgaagaattattCTGACACATCTTGCAATTGTATTAAACGCTAAAGGTCCTTCGTGTTAATATGATTTTGttcttcagtttttttttttcttcagtgggaatacactgggtttgttgttgttgttgttgttgttaacattTATATGTTGTTTCTTCTCCAGGAACTGATGGAGAGGCTAAAAATGCCATCAGATGCGCAGTTGATGCAGGTTGCAGTTAATGATTTAGACAATTCATCACTACCTCTGGAGCATCATCTGCGTGCCTTAGAGGAGCTGTTGGAACTTGTTGAGCCTATTGATAATGCAATTGGTATGTATAGTTCTCAGCACTTCTTTTGTTACAGATGTTTGTTTTTGCGTCTTTTGGCTTTGATTTTATGACTTCTGACTTAATATCAAccacaagtgggatctggggagggtggGGTCTACGCAGACTCTTACCCGTACCTTTGTGAGGTCCGATTATATCAACTGCAGCAATTCATTAGCATCTATATTCCAAATAGTCACGCTTCCGAGACCTAATAGGACTATAAGCAAGTCTTTCAGAGTCTCAAATCAGCAGCTGCCTAAATAAGCATACAGCTGACCTCTTAGGGATGGAACTGTAGAAACCTTTCTTAATCTTGGTTCTATGCAACTTAGCTTGTTAATGATGCGTATGTGTAATGTTTTACTTGTTAATGTTTTGAGGATTCATCAATAGTGTTCCTTTATACAGGCATCAACCCGCTTCTCACCAGTCACCATTCCTCCTGTTTAAAGTAACTACTGGATGCACATGTGTACTTTTCTTAATGCTTTACATGATTTTTGTTTCCAGATCTGCAGAAACTTGGAGGCTACAACGTACTTATAAGAATACTTAATCATTCTGAGCCAGAAATAAGAACTGCTGCTGCATGGGCTCTTGGCAAAGCCAGTCAAAATAACCCCGTTGTTCAGAATCAGGTATTCCGATAGTCATGCTTTTATACAAGTTCACATCGTAAAATTCTATTGTTAATGCTTAATATCTTAGTGACACTCATCGGTGCATTTTCTGCGTATATATTCGAATTTACTGGCTTTTCAGTTAATTCTATGCAATGACTTTTGCATCCAGGTCCTGGAACTTGGAGCATTGACAAtgctgatgaagatgatgaattCTCACACCGCTGAAGAAACACTAAAAGCTTTATTTGCTATTTCAGCACTAATCAGAAATAACTTGAATGGCCAAAAATTGTTTTATCAGGAGGGTGGAGATAAGATGCTTCAGGTGATCCAAGTGAAGATTTCGTCATCCAGCAGAACTAGTCTAGTGCTGGCAATGCATAACTTCCTTCCTCTTGTCTTTATATGCAGGAGGTTCTTAGCAATTCAAATCTGGATATCAGGTTACGTAAGAAGTCACTGATTCTTATCGCTGATTTAGCCGTGAGTCAGATGGAAAATGAGAACGCAGCTGAGTTTTCCATCTTTAAGAATCAATTATTACTGAAGGCCATCGTTCATTCAATGGAATCAACCGATATTGATCTAGGGGAAAAGGTTTGTTTAGTCTTTGATGTGAATGAGCGTTAATTTCAAAGATCCCTTGCATGTCTAAACTTCAGATGCACCCCATAGGTTTTCAAATATTACATATGATCCTCAACTCAGCAACTTTGAACAGTTCAAGGTCTTTTTGTGTGTAATCTACAGTTGCATCCATCATCAATACATCCCTATTCCTCCAAAGTTGAACCGTCGCTCTGTAGGGCCTTATGGTTTATCTTAACTAACACCTACCTTCAATTTCTGTGTCTATATCAGTCTGTTTTACTGTGGTTTGATGGAGAAGTGTTGGGTAGATGGAGAAGTAATCAGT is from Capsicum annuum cultivar UCD-10X-F1 chromosome 5, UCD10Xv1.1, whole genome shotgun sequence and encodes:
- the LOC107853857 gene encoding hsp70 nucleotide exchange factor FES1 isoform X2; this translates as MVIVIADFASSEVVGGGAVVVVGSSGAKEEADNQLWYKKRRGILGGFSSLDGMLQWAIGHSDPGVLKQRSEDVQRMSVEELQNRQTELKELMERLKMPSDAQLMQVAVNDLDNSSLPLEHHLRALEELLELVEPIDNAIDLQKLGGYNVLIRILNHSEPEIRTAAAWALGKASQNNPVVQNQVLELGALTMLMKMMNSHTAEETLKALFAISALIRNNLNGQKLFYQEGGDKMLQEVLSNSNLDIRLRKKSLILIADLAVSQMENENAAEFSIFKNQLLLKAIVHSMESTDIDLGEKALYAIENVLQIKSPEIQRLREFFESGGTMEKLKQELQQFFDRTEHITDVESYRKEVHRLFHQNLAKVTQAAM
- the LOC107853857 gene encoding hsp70 nucleotide exchange factor FES1 isoform X1, with amino-acid sequence MGKLIFVAIFMVFVVIAEFASSEVAAGAAVMVGSSDTKEEGDNKLVQEEEGDIDGGFSSLDGMLTWAIGHSDPGVLKQRSEDVQRMSVEELQNRQTELKELMERLKMPSDAQLMQVAVNDLDNSSLPLEHHLRALEELLELVEPIDNAIDLQKLGGYNVLIRILNHSEPEIRTAAAWALGKASQNNPVVQNQVLELGALTMLMKMMNSHTAEETLKALFAISALIRNNLNGQKLFYQEGGDKMLQEVLSNSNLDIRLRKKSLILIADLAVSQMENENAAEFSIFKNQLLLKAIVHSMESTDIDLGEKALYAIENVLQIKSPEIQRLREFFESGGTMEKLKQELQQFFDRTEHITDVESYRKEVHRLFHQNLAKVTQAAM